The DNA region GATAAAAGGTGGTATGTTATTAGAAAACCAGGATAAAATTGGTGTATCTAATCTGTTAGCAGAATTAATGACCAAAGGTACAGCAACCAAGACACCTGAAGAACTTGAAAATGAAATTGAAAAACTAGGTGCCTCAATTAACACATATGCTACCAATGAAAATATTACTATCTCTGGAAACACACTGGCCAAAAATTATGCAAAAACAATGGCATTAGTTGAGGAAATTATTTTACAACCGCGTTGGGACATAAAAGAGTTTAATCTTTTAAAGCAAAGTATATTAAGTCAAATTGAACGTCAAAAAGCTGAACCAAATAGTATTGCTTCCAATCAATTCAATAAACTTATATACGGAGAAAATCATATTTTATCCAATGACAATTTAGGTGATGAAACTTCTGTAAATGCCATTACAATTGATGATTTAAAAGTCTATTACGAAGCATCTATTTCGCCAAATATCACTAAAATTCATGTGGCGGGAGCAATTTCAAAAGATGAAGTCTCAAAATCTATTACAACATTAAATAATAATTGGAAACCAAAAATGGTTCAGTTTCCTGAAATTATTAATCCTACAACGCCAGGTGCATCAAAAATATATTTTTATGACGTGCCAGGTGCTAAACAATCTATATTACGATTTGGTTATCCAGCATTAGCAGCGACTGATGTTGATTATTATCCTGCCACATTACTTAATTATCGTTTAGGTGGTGGAGGTTTTGCCTCTCAATTAACACAACAGCTTCGTGAAGGAAAAGGTTACACTTATGGTATTGGTTCTGGTTTTAATGGGTCTACTATTAAAGGCACATTCTCAATTTCTAGTGGTGTACGTTCTAATGTTACCTATGAATCATCAAGTTTAATAAAAGAAATTTTAGAAAACTATGGTAAAAATTATAATGATAATGATTTAGAAATTACCAAAGGATATATGATAAAAAGTAATGCAAGGGCTTTCGAAACGTTACGAAGTAAATTAAATATGCTTACAAATATTAGCAATTATGGATATGCAGATGATTATGCCAAACAACGTGAGGATATTGTTAAAGCAATGACCGTTAAAGATATTAAAGCTTTAGCAGAAAAATACATAAACCCAGATAAAATGATTTATCTAATAGTTGGTGATGCTGCTACACAACTCGAAAAAATGGAGAAATTAGAATATGGAAAACCCATTCTTTTAAACAAGTAATTCACAAAATATTTGGTATAAATAATAATTAAAAACAGAAAAGTAAAGACTAAAATAAAATAGTTGTAGATTAAATTACGCTACTTTTAAACTTGACTTTCTTAAATTTTTTAACGACCTTCGATTAACATTAGATATAAAACATTAAAACGATTTGATATCAAGACGTTGTAAAGCATTAAGGTTAACGAAATGAATAACGAAATCTGGAATGAATGGATAAGCAGAATTGAGTGGATTCTCAGAATAGCCAAGAAACGAAACTGGGACTATTCTGACTTGACAATCAAAAAACCAATTTCAGAAAAGGCATTTGACATCCTTGAAAAAGAACTGAATTTAAAATACCCTGAGGACTTTAAAGAAGTTTTAACTAAATATTCATCTGGAGTTTTAATGGACTGGCAAATTGAAGGTGAAGAAACTGAGGGAGAATTTCGTGAAATATTTTGTGGTGCAGGAAGGGGTTATTTATGGGATTTCGACACATTAAGAGATGACTATAAAAACATCAGAGGATGGATTACAGAATGCTTTCCAAATCCCGATGATGAATATGATAAAGTATGGTATAATAAAGTACCGTTTTTAGATGTTCCAAACGGAGATGTAATTGCCTTTGGTGAAAAAACGGAATTTGGAAACCAAGTAGTTTATTTAAGTCATGAAGGTGACGACTTTCATGGACAAATTCTTGGCGAAAACTTTATTGACTTTATGAATAAATGGACTCAATTAGGTTGTGTAGGAACAGAGGATTGGCAATTTGAACCATTTTATGATTATGAAAAAAAGATCATGTTATCTAACAAAACAACGCTGGACAGGTGGATAAAATGGCTAGAAAAATAAACGCTTTACAACACTGTATATAGCAAATAGGGCGTTCAATGGTTTACGAAAGTTCAGCACTATTTACCAACACCGCCAAATCGTTGATTTGGCTTTTAAGAATGAATAAATTAAAAACAAAATACAACGTTTTGGCTCAGTACAAACTTGAAAGTTCATCGCTTTCAACTGCCCTACTTGCCATATACTAAACGTTAATCGAAATCTCAAAAAACTGCTAAAAACGATACCCTAAAGAAGCCCCTAGCCTTGGTACTATTTCAGTTGCATAATTTTCATTAGACTGATAAACATTTCTTCCGGCACCTCCAAAAACTTCAAAAGCAAAACCGCCTTTGCTAACAAACTTACCGCCAATAGAAATACCAAAAGCAACATTAGTTGAAGTTTCATCTCTATTTATACTAATATTTGGATCTGGCACATAATCATAAACGTAGTTATCATAATCGTCTTGAACATTAAACATTCCGAATGCTTCTAAAAAGAAACCCCATGCATATTTGCTCGAAAAATAACGTCTATAAAAAGGCGTAAAAGCAAATTTCTCTTCATAAATAGGTCCATCTTCAAAGTCACGATCATTGTCTCTATCTTGCAAATTAAAAAGAAATGAAGCTCCAATAGATGATTCTTCATTAATTAAATACTCGTAAGAAAAGTCAGCTGATTTAAAAACAATAAGATTAAACGCATTGGCTTTTAATTCATGCTTTTTTACTAGTGCATCATCATCATTTTGAGCAAAAGTAATTACGGATAATAATAAAAAAGTAACAAGAATTAGATTCTTCATAGAATGATTTTTAGGATAAGTATTTAATGTATCAAAAGTTATACCAATATAAGGTTGATTTATATTAACTGCATAGAAGATACAGTAATAAAAAAAGGTTGCTTATTATTTATATCTTTAATAGATAATGTCTTTAAGTTATCCTTCATTTAACAACATAAAAGCACCATTAGTTAGTATCTTTTTACCTTTTAAAGTTTCACTATTCAGTATTTCAGCATATGCTTCTGTTTGTTCACCTACCTTCAATTTTATTTTTTCAAAGACATATCCGTTATCCACTTTTTCATTTAATACCAAAGCATAAAAATCATTTCCAATTTCACCAACGGCCTCAATGGGTAAGGCCATACTTTTTTGAGCTTCAATAATAACTTGAGCTTCAGCAAACATACCAACAATTAAATTAGCATCTTCATTTTCTAAGTGGGCATGTACTTTTACCGTTCTGTTGGCCTCGTCAACGGTGGTACCTACCAAATGCACGTCGGCTTTAAACGTTTTATCTGAAGCTTCCGGAATTTTATACAACACCAATTGCTCCTTTTTTATTTTTAAAATGTCCTTTTCAAAAATAGTCAATTCTAAATGTAAATGTTGAGTATCCACTATTTCCAAGATATGATCAGCAGGTGAAACATACATCCCGTTACTTACATTTACCTTTGAAACCTTACCGCCGATTGGTGCATAAATATTGATTTGAGAAGTGAAATTTCCCTCCTCAACTGATTTAGGATTAATATTCATCATTCTTAATTTTTGTCGCAACCCACTC from Aureibaculum sp. 2308TA14-22 includes:
- a CDS encoding SMI1/KNR4 family protein — translated: MNNEIWNEWISRIEWILRIAKKRNWDYSDLTIKKPISEKAFDILEKELNLKYPEDFKEVLTKYSSGVLMDWQIEGEETEGEFREIFCGAGRGYLWDFDTLRDDYKNIRGWITECFPNPDDEYDKVWYNKVPFLDVPNGDVIAFGEKTEFGNQVVYLSHEGDDFHGQILGENFIDFMNKWTQLGCVGTEDWQFEPFYDYEKKIMLSNKTTLDRWIKWLEK
- a CDS encoding DUF3575 domain-containing protein — encoded protein: MKNLILVTFLLLSVITFAQNDDDALVKKHELKANAFNLIVFKSADFSYEYLINEESSIGASFLFNLQDRDNDRDFEDGPIYEEKFAFTPFYRRYFSSKYAWGFFLEAFGMFNVQDDYDNYVYDYVPDPNISINRDETSTNVAFGISIGGKFVSKGGFAFEVFGGAGRNVYQSNENYATEIVPRLGASLGYRF
- a CDS encoding efflux RND transporter periplasmic adaptor subunit; amino-acid sequence: MKNLYIVLITLLYAACGNSEKQANDEATISDDNKIMVTKAQFESEKMELGTFTEQDFNKSIKVNGMIDVPPQNRAKVSTFLGGYIKRTPLLVGDKVKKGQLLVTLENTEFVEPQQQYAEIMEQLNYLKSEYERQKTLFDERITSQKNYLQAESTYKSAMAQSSGLRQKLRMMNINPKSVEEGNFTSQINIYAPIGGKVSKVNVSNGMYVSPADHILEIVDTQHLHLELTIFEKDILKIKKEQLVLYKIPEASDKTFKADVHLVGTTVDEANRTVKVHAHLENEDANLIVGMFAEAQVIIEAQKSMALPIEAVGEIGNDFYALVLNEKVDNGYVFEKIKLKVGEQTEAYAEILNSETLKGKKILTNGAFMLLNEG